In Desulfovibrio sp., a single window of DNA contains:
- the cobI gene encoding precorrin-2 C(20)-methyltransferase: MERGTLYAVGVGPGDPELLTLKAVKVLNHVGVVFAAASTKNDHSLSLSIAAPHMRPDTPVIRLGFPMTRNPVVLEEAWRTNALLVIDHLSKGEDAAFITLGDPMTYSTFLYLWRTMQNLLPDLAVEIVPGVSSIHAAAAAAGFGLAESGQNLAILSGVDEPERLRQALEACDSAVILKAYRSFPALREMLSAMGLSENAVLVSQCGLEGQAIVRGLADCPERPPYFSLLLVKK, from the coding sequence ATGGAACGCGGCACGCTCTATGCGGTGGGGGTTGGGCCGGGAGACCCGGAGTTGCTCACTTTGAAGGCTGTAAAAGTTTTGAACCATGTAGGAGTGGTCTTTGCGGCCGCCTCAACGAAGAATGATCATTCCCTGTCTCTGTCCATAGCGGCTCCCCACATGCGCCCGGATACGCCAGTGATCCGGCTGGGTTTTCCAATGACCAGGAACCCGGTTGTCCTGGAAGAGGCATGGCGGACCAACGCCCTTCTGGTTATCGATCACCTCTCCAAGGGGGAGGACGCGGCCTTCATCACCTTGGGCGACCCCATGACCTACTCAACCTTTCTCTATCTTTGGCGAACCATGCAAAATCTTCTTCCGGATTTGGCGGTGGAGATAGTTCCCGGAGTGAGTTCCATCCATGCGGCTGCCGCAGCCGCCGGATTCGGGCTCGCCGAGTCCGGTCAGAACCTGGCCATTCTCTCTGGCGTGGATGAACCAGAACGCTTACGCCAGGCTCTTGAGGCCTGCGACAGCGCGGTAATACTGAAGGCCTATCGAAGTTTCCCCGCGCTTCGGGAAATGCTTAGCGCCATGGGGCTTTCTGAAAACGCCGTTCTCGTCAGCCAATGTGGCCTTGAAGGCCAAGCCATTGTTCGGGGGCTGGCTGATTGTCCAGAACGGCCGCCTTATTTCTCGCTTCTGCTCGTAAAAAAATAG
- a CDS encoding ABC transporter substrate-binding protein, giving the protein MRLRMVCILVVLLIFPWSTWAGERTYRRVVSLYPAHAENLVAMGAGDVLVGVSEPMGSLPVVSARDGAEAIVALKPDLVLARPMHRSTHPALLQQLESMGITVACILPSTSEEIEPYWLSLGRFTGREDGAGAMVARFLQGLAEFARRVDAIPPESRKRVFFEAIHRQMKTVSPNSMAAFVLKSGGGINAAPDADPVQEFNVAHYGLERIIALGDSVDVYLAQKGPMNPVSVEEIQGTPGLKSLKAVREGRVYLVDEALVSRPTPRLLEGIHQVAAILYPEMFAMAGGN; this is encoded by the coding sequence GTGTGCATACTTGTTGTGTTGCTGATATTTCCTTGGTCCACCTGGGCTGGGGAGCGCACCTATAGGCGCGTGGTAAGCCTCTATCCGGCCCATGCAGAGAATCTCGTGGCCATGGGGGCGGGTGATGTTCTCGTTGGGGTCAGTGAACCGATGGGTTCTCTCCCGGTGGTGAGCGCCCGCGATGGAGCGGAGGCCATTGTGGCCTTGAAGCCGGATCTTGTTCTGGCCAGGCCCATGCACCGGTCCACGCATCCGGCCCTTCTTCAGCAGCTCGAGAGTATGGGAATCACCGTGGCCTGTATACTTCCGAGTACCTCCGAGGAGATCGAACCCTATTGGCTTTCCCTGGGCCGCTTCACCGGCCGCGAAGACGGGGCGGGCGCCATGGTGGCCCGGTTTCTCCAGGGGCTTGCGGAGTTTGCCCGGAGGGTGGATGCCATCCCTCCCGAGTCCCGCAAGCGTGTGTTTTTTGAAGCAATCCACCGCCAAATGAAGACGGTGAGTCCGAATTCCATGGCGGCCTTCGTTCTCAAATCGGGGGGAGGGATCAACGCTGCTCCGGATGCGGACCCTGTGCAGGAATTCAATGTGGCTCATTACGGCCTGGAGCGGATTATCGCCCTCGGAGATTCCGTGGATGTGTATTTGGCTCAGAAAGGGCCCATGAACCCGGTAAGCGTCGAGGAGATACAGGGCACGCCGGGTCTCAAGAGCCTGAAGGCGGTACGTGAGGGGCGCGTGTATCTTGTTGATGAAGCCCTGGTCAGCCGTCCAACGCCGAGGCTGTTGGAGGGGATACACCAGGTGGCGGCGATTCTGTACCCAGAGATGTTTGCAATGGCCGGGGGCAATTGA